One region of Tamandua tetradactyla isolate mTamTet1 chromosome 6, mTamTet1.pri, whole genome shotgun sequence genomic DNA includes:
- the LOC143686180 gene encoding uncharacterized protein LOC143686180 isoform X1 yields MDAEVSLSPRVELGMGIFIGGYAGLWILGVLLFLIMFFVNRGRVGVAACPSRCRLCACVCAHGCAWPERFLRGPPWLWKLTHVVAWVWAFHLGLTVSLLWIWHRFKGLDPGQRTQWTDRLCWTLLALMPIVPCAMVIAISLGLLVEERGLCQLRAQAKSLDCRGSSKTQVCKELEREEWHTEPSPELSISVL; encoded by the exons ATGGATGCAG AGGTCTCCTTGAGCCCAAGAGTGGAGCTAGGCATGGGCATTTTCATCGGGGGCTACGCAGGGCTCTGGATTCTGGGTGTCCTCCTGTTTCTCATCATGTTCTTCGTGAACAGGG GTAGGGTAGGGGTTGCAGCGTGTCCCTCACGGTGCCGTCTGTGTGCGTGTGTCTGTGCACACGGGTGTGCCTGGCCAGAGCGCTTCCTGCGGGGGCCACCCTGGCTGTGGAAGCTGACGCACGTCGTGGCCTGGGTCTGGGCCTTCCACCTGGGGCTGACCGTGAGCCTGCTGTGGATCTGGCATAGGTTCAAAG GACTCGACCCTGGCCAGAGGACACAGTGGACAGACAGGCTCTGCTGGACCTTGCTGGCCCTCATGCCCATTGTCCCCTGTGCCATGGTGATCGCCATCAGCCTGGGGCTTCTGGTGGAAGAGCGAG GCCTTTGCCAGCTCCGTGCCCAAGCCAAGA GTCTTGATTGTAGAGGAAGTAGTAAGACCCAAGTCTGCAAGGAGCTAGAAAGAGAGGAGTGGCACACCGAACCTTCCCCGGAATTAAGCATTTCTGTGCTTTGA
- the LOC143686180 gene encoding uncharacterized protein LOC143686180 isoform X5: MDAEVSLSPRVELGMGIFIGGYAGLWILGVLLFLIMFFVNRERFLRGPPWLWKLTHVVAWVWAFHLGLTVSLLWIWHRFKGLDPGQRTQWTDRLCWTLLALMPIVPCAMVIAISLGLLVEERGLCQLRAQAKSLDCRGSSKTQVCKELEREEWHTEPSPELSISVL, encoded by the exons ATGGATGCAG AGGTCTCCTTGAGCCCAAGAGTGGAGCTAGGCATGGGCATTTTCATCGGGGGCTACGCAGGGCTCTGGATTCTGGGTGTCCTCCTGTTTCTCATCATGTTCTTCGTGAACAGGG AGCGCTTCCTGCGGGGGCCACCCTGGCTGTGGAAGCTGACGCACGTCGTGGCCTGGGTCTGGGCCTTCCACCTGGGGCTGACCGTGAGCCTGCTGTGGATCTGGCATAGGTTCAAAG GACTCGACCCTGGCCAGAGGACACAGTGGACAGACAGGCTCTGCTGGACCTTGCTGGCCCTCATGCCCATTGTCCCCTGTGCCATGGTGATCGCCATCAGCCTGGGGCTTCTGGTGGAAGAGCGAG GCCTTTGCCAGCTCCGTGCCCAAGCCAAGA GTCTTGATTGTAGAGGAAGTAGTAAGACCCAAGTCTGCAAGGAGCTAGAAAGAGAGGAGTGGCACACCGAACCTTCCCCGGAATTAAGCATTTCTGTGCTTTGA
- the LOC143686180 gene encoding uncharacterized protein LOC143686180 isoform X3, whose translation MGIFIGGYAGLWILGVLLFLIMFFVNRGRVGVAACPSRCRLCACVCAHGCAWPERFLRGPPWLWKLTHVVAWVWAFHLGLTVSLLWIWHRFKGLDPGQRTQWTDRLCWTLLALMPIVPCAMVIAISLGLLVEERGLCQLRAQAKSLDCRGSSKTQVCKELEREEWHTEPSPELSISVL comes from the exons ATGGGCATTTTCATCGGGGGCTACGCAGGGCTCTGGATTCTGGGTGTCCTCCTGTTTCTCATCATGTTCTTCGTGAACAGGG GTAGGGTAGGGGTTGCAGCGTGTCCCTCACGGTGCCGTCTGTGTGCGTGTGTCTGTGCACACGGGTGTGCCTGGCCAGAGCGCTTCCTGCGGGGGCCACCCTGGCTGTGGAAGCTGACGCACGTCGTGGCCTGGGTCTGGGCCTTCCACCTGGGGCTGACCGTGAGCCTGCTGTGGATCTGGCATAGGTTCAAAG GACTCGACCCTGGCCAGAGGACACAGTGGACAGACAGGCTCTGCTGGACCTTGCTGGCCCTCATGCCCATTGTCCCCTGTGCCATGGTGATCGCCATCAGCCTGGGGCTTCTGGTGGAAGAGCGAG GCCTTTGCCAGCTCCGTGCCCAAGCCAAGA GTCTTGATTGTAGAGGAAGTAGTAAGACCCAAGTCTGCAAGGAGCTAGAAAGAGAGGAGTGGCACACCGAACCTTCCCCGGAATTAAGCATTTCTGTGCTTTGA
- the LOC143686180 gene encoding uncharacterized protein LOC143686180 isoform X7: protein MDAGLWILGVLLFLIMFFVNRERFLRGPPWLWKLTHVVAWVWAFHLGLTVSLLWIWHRFKGLDPGQRTQWTDRLCWTLLALMPIVPCAMVIAISLGLLVEERGLCQLRAQAKSLDCRGSSKTQVCKELEREEWHTEPSPELSISVL, encoded by the exons ATGGATGCAG GGCTCTGGATTCTGGGTGTCCTCCTGTTTCTCATCATGTTCTTCGTGAACAGGG AGCGCTTCCTGCGGGGGCCACCCTGGCTGTGGAAGCTGACGCACGTCGTGGCCTGGGTCTGGGCCTTCCACCTGGGGCTGACCGTGAGCCTGCTGTGGATCTGGCATAGGTTCAAAG GACTCGACCCTGGCCAGAGGACACAGTGGACAGACAGGCTCTGCTGGACCTTGCTGGCCCTCATGCCCATTGTCCCCTGTGCCATGGTGATCGCCATCAGCCTGGGGCTTCTGGTGGAAGAGCGAG GCCTTTGCCAGCTCCGTGCCCAAGCCAAGA GTCTTGATTGTAGAGGAAGTAGTAAGACCCAAGTCTGCAAGGAGCTAGAAAGAGAGGAGTGGCACACCGAACCTTCCCCGGAATTAAGCATTTCTGTGCTTTGA
- the LOC143686180 gene encoding uncharacterized protein LOC143686180 isoform X4, with the protein MDAGLWILGVLLFLIMFFVNRGRVGVAACPSRCRLCACVCAHGCAWPERFLRGPPWLWKLTHVVAWVWAFHLGLTVSLLWIWHRFKGLDPGQRTQWTDRLCWTLLALMPIVPCAMVIAISLGLLVEERGLCQLRAQAKSLDCRGSSKTQVCKELEREEWHTEPSPELSISVL; encoded by the exons ATGGATGCAG GGCTCTGGATTCTGGGTGTCCTCCTGTTTCTCATCATGTTCTTCGTGAACAGGG GTAGGGTAGGGGTTGCAGCGTGTCCCTCACGGTGCCGTCTGTGTGCGTGTGTCTGTGCACACGGGTGTGCCTGGCCAGAGCGCTTCCTGCGGGGGCCACCCTGGCTGTGGAAGCTGACGCACGTCGTGGCCTGGGTCTGGGCCTTCCACCTGGGGCTGACCGTGAGCCTGCTGTGGATCTGGCATAGGTTCAAAG GACTCGACCCTGGCCAGAGGACACAGTGGACAGACAGGCTCTGCTGGACCTTGCTGGCCCTCATGCCCATTGTCCCCTGTGCCATGGTGATCGCCATCAGCCTGGGGCTTCTGGTGGAAGAGCGAG GCCTTTGCCAGCTCCGTGCCCAAGCCAAGA GTCTTGATTGTAGAGGAAGTAGTAAGACCCAAGTCTGCAAGGAGCTAGAAAGAGAGGAGTGGCACACCGAACCTTCCCCGGAATTAAGCATTTCTGTGCTTTGA
- the LOC143686180 gene encoding uncharacterized protein LOC143686180 isoform X6 — MDAGRVGVAACPSRCRLCACVCAHGCAWPERFLRGPPWLWKLTHVVAWVWAFHLGLTVSLLWIWHRFKGLDPGQRTQWTDRLCWTLLALMPIVPCAMVIAISLGLLVEERGLCQLRAQAKSLDCRGSSKTQVCKELEREEWHTEPSPELSISVL; from the exons ATGGATGCAG GTAGGGTAGGGGTTGCAGCGTGTCCCTCACGGTGCCGTCTGTGTGCGTGTGTCTGTGCACACGGGTGTGCCTGGCCAGAGCGCTTCCTGCGGGGGCCACCCTGGCTGTGGAAGCTGACGCACGTCGTGGCCTGGGTCTGGGCCTTCCACCTGGGGCTGACCGTGAGCCTGCTGTGGATCTGGCATAGGTTCAAAG GACTCGACCCTGGCCAGAGGACACAGTGGACAGACAGGCTCTGCTGGACCTTGCTGGCCCTCATGCCCATTGTCCCCTGTGCCATGGTGATCGCCATCAGCCTGGGGCTTCTGGTGGAAGAGCGAG GCCTTTGCCAGCTCCGTGCCCAAGCCAAGA GTCTTGATTGTAGAGGAAGTAGTAAGACCCAAGTCTGCAAGGAGCTAGAAAGAGAGGAGTGGCACACCGAACCTTCCCCGGAATTAAGCATTTCTGTGCTTTGA
- the LOC143686180 gene encoding uncharacterized protein LOC143686180 isoform X2, which yields MDAEVSLSPRVELGMGIFIGGYAGLWILGVLLFLIMFFVNRGRVGVAACPSRCRLCACVCAHGCAWPERFLRGPPWLWKLTHVVAWVWAFHLGLTVSLLWIWHRFKGLDPGQRTQWTDRLCWTLLALMPIVPCAMVIAISLGLLVEERGLCQLRAQAKRGSSKTQVCKELEREEWHTEPSPELSISVL from the exons ATGGATGCAG AGGTCTCCTTGAGCCCAAGAGTGGAGCTAGGCATGGGCATTTTCATCGGGGGCTACGCAGGGCTCTGGATTCTGGGTGTCCTCCTGTTTCTCATCATGTTCTTCGTGAACAGGG GTAGGGTAGGGGTTGCAGCGTGTCCCTCACGGTGCCGTCTGTGTGCGTGTGTCTGTGCACACGGGTGTGCCTGGCCAGAGCGCTTCCTGCGGGGGCCACCCTGGCTGTGGAAGCTGACGCACGTCGTGGCCTGGGTCTGGGCCTTCCACCTGGGGCTGACCGTGAGCCTGCTGTGGATCTGGCATAGGTTCAAAG GACTCGACCCTGGCCAGAGGACACAGTGGACAGACAGGCTCTGCTGGACCTTGCTGGCCCTCATGCCCATTGTCCCCTGTGCCATGGTGATCGCCATCAGCCTGGGGCTTCTGGTGGAAGAGCGAG GCCTTTGCCAGCTCCGTGCCCAAGCCAAGAG AGGAAGTAGTAAGACCCAAGTCTGCAAGGAGCTAGAAAGAGAGGAGTGGCACACCGAACCTTCCCCGGAATTAAGCATTTCTGTGCTTTGA